One window of Flavobacterium ammonificans genomic DNA carries:
- the thrC gene encoding threonine synthase, with amino-acid sequence MKYYSLNHNAPKVSFEEAVIQGLATDRGLYFPENITPLPAAFFDTIENQSNEEIAFQAIQQFVGDEIPETELRAIIKETLCFDFPVVEVEKGIYSLELFHGPTMAFKDVGARFMSRFLGYFNRNDKTAKNTVLVATSGDTGGAVASGFLGVEGVDVIILYPSGKVSDIQERQLTTLGQNIKALEVDGVFDNCQDMVKKAFLDESLKHHNLTSANSINIARWLPQMFYFFFAYKALKSQKKPLVFSCPSGNFGNICAGIIAKKMGLPVQHFVASTNVNDTVPRFLINGIYDPKPSIATISNAMDVGNPSNFIRIQEMYQNDLEQFKTDFSSYTFSDEATLEAMKTIYTTNGYIAEPHGAVGYLGLKKELENHSDAIGIFLETAHPIKFLDVVEPALNVKLPIPPQIESVLGKEKVRTKIKTYEELKAYLG; translated from the coding sequence ATGAAATATTACAGTTTAAACCATAACGCACCTAAAGTTTCTTTCGAAGAAGCTGTTATACAAGGATTAGCAACCGATAGAGGATTGTATTTTCCAGAAAACATTACCCCATTACCTGCAGCCTTTTTTGATACCATCGAAAATCAAAGCAACGAAGAAATTGCTTTTCAAGCTATACAACAATTTGTAGGCGATGAGATTCCTGAAACCGAACTTCGAGCTATTATTAAAGAAACCTTGTGTTTTGATTTTCCGGTGGTCGAAGTAGAAAAAGGAATTTATTCCTTAGAATTATTTCATGGTCCAACAATGGCGTTTAAGGATGTGGGAGCGCGATTTATGTCACGTTTTTTGGGTTATTTCAATCGCAATGACAAGACCGCAAAAAATACCGTTTTAGTCGCTACTTCTGGAGATACAGGAGGAGCCGTAGCAAGTGGTTTTCTTGGTGTGGAAGGTGTAGATGTAATTATACTTTATCCTTCAGGAAAAGTAAGCGACATTCAAGAAAGACAATTGACTACTTTGGGACAAAACATCAAAGCCTTAGAAGTGGATGGCGTTTTCGATAATTGCCAAGACATGGTCAAAAAAGCGTTTTTGGACGAAAGTCTGAAACATCACAATTTAACTTCAGCCAATTCCATTAATATTGCCCGTTGGTTACCGCAAATGTTTTATTTCTTCTTTGCTTACAAAGCATTGAAAAGCCAAAAAAAACCCTTAGTATTCTCTTGCCCAAGTGGTAATTTCGGAAATATTTGTGCCGGTATCATTGCTAAAAAAATGGGATTACCGGTACAGCACTTTGTAGCATCTACGAATGTAAACGATACGGTTCCAAGATTTTTAATCAATGGAATTTACGACCCAAAACCATCTATCGCTACGATTTCTAATGCTATGGATGTGGGTAACCCAAGTAATTTCATCCGAATCCAAGAAATGTATCAGAACGATTTGGAGCAATTCAAAACCGATTTTTCTTCCTATACTTTTTCAGACGAAGCCACTTTGGAAGCAATGAAAACCATTTACACTACCAATGGATATATAGCTGAACCGCATGGCGCTGTAGGTTATTTAGGATTGAAAAAAGAATTAGAAAACCATTCGGATGCGATTGGAATATTCTTAGAAACCGCGCATCCTATCAAGTTTTTAGATGTGGTAGAACCGGCGCTGAATGTAAAATTGCCTATTCCACCACAAATCGAAAGTGTCTTAGGAAAAGAAAAAGTAAGAACCAAAATCAAAACTTACGAAGAGTTGAAAGCCTATTTGGGATAA
- a CDS encoding phosphoribosylaminoimidazolesuccinocarboxamide synthase: MSTTITTTNFNFPGQKSVYRGKVREVYTINDDLLVMIATDRLSAFDVVLPKGIPYKGQILNQIATQFMNMTQDIVPNWLVATPDPNVAVGHLCEPFKVEMVIRGYVSGHAAREYAAGKRMLCGVTMPEGLKENDKFPTPIITPTTKADNGSHDEDISREAILANGIVTEEDYLTLEKYTRALYQRGTEIAASRGLILVDTKYEFGKTKDGKIVLIDEIHTPDSSRYFYAEGYAERQANGEEQKQLSKEFVRRWLIENGFQGQDGQQIPDMTDTYIESVSERYIELYENILGEKFVKADITNINERIEKNVVDFLKNR; this comes from the coding sequence ATGAGTACTACAATTACAACTACTAACTTTAATTTTCCAGGTCAAAAATCAGTGTATCGCGGAAAAGTTCGTGAAGTTTACACTATAAATGATGATCTATTAGTCATGATTGCTACGGATAGATTGTCGGCATTTGATGTGGTTTTGCCAAAAGGTATTCCATATAAAGGACAAATTCTAAATCAAATAGCAACCCAATTCATGAACATGACGCAAGACATCGTTCCTAATTGGTTAGTCGCAACACCAGATCCTAATGTAGCTGTAGGGCATTTATGCGAGCCTTTCAAAGTAGAAATGGTCATTCGCGGGTATGTCTCAGGACATGCAGCTAGAGAATATGCAGCAGGAAAACGAATGCTTTGCGGGGTAACCATGCCTGAAGGATTAAAGGAAAATGACAAATTTCCAACACCAATAATTACGCCAACTACCAAAGCTGATAATGGTTCTCATGATGAAGATATTTCGCGCGAAGCTATTTTAGCTAACGGAATCGTAACCGAAGAAGATTACCTAACTTTAGAAAAATACACGAGAGCTTTATACCAAAGAGGAACTGAAATTGCTGCGAGTCGCGGATTGATTTTAGTAGATACCAAATATGAGTTTGGTAAAACCAAAGACGGTAAAATTGTGTTGATTGACGAAATTCATACTCCTGATTCTTCTCGTTATTTCTACGCAGAAGGATATGCTGAAAGACAAGCAAATGGAGAAGAACAAAAACAATTATCAAAAGAGTTCGTACGTCGTTGGTTAATTGAAAACGGGTTCCAAGGACAAGACGGACAACAAATTCCGGATATGACAGACACTTACATCGAATCGGTTTCAGAACGATACATTGAGTTGTACGAAAATATCTTGGGTGAGAAATTTGTAAAAGCCGACATTACGAATATTAATGAGCGAATTGAAAAGAACGTTGTAGATTTCTTGAAGAACAGATAA
- a CDS encoding NAD(P)H-hydrate dehydratase: MMPTTIVDQHQILQRYQPMVATTHKGRQGHVLLVGGSYGKMGSVCLSAKAAMKSGCGLVTAFIPQCGYEIVQIAVPEVMVLTDVQDHCISVIHFDIVPNAIGIGPGLGQDAITQQGLYEFLKTNTIPLVLDADALNILALHPDWLSLLAPKTIVTPHLKELERLIGKWNSEAELFEKTIAFSKKYQLIVVMKGAPTHCIDGDLVYKNTTGNSALATAGSGDVLTGMITSLLAQSYEPIDAALLGVCLHGLTADIALHETGYQSFIASDIISYLGKAYLSLGL; encoded by the coding sequence ATGATGCCTACCACTATTGTTGATCAACACCAAATTCTACAACGCTACCAACCGATGGTTGCTACTACTCATAAAGGGAGGCAAGGACATGTGTTGTTAGTAGGAGGGAGTTATGGTAAGATGGGTTCGGTTTGTTTGTCGGCTAAAGCGGCGATGAAGTCGGGCTGTGGATTGGTCACTGCTTTTATTCCTCAATGTGGTTATGAGATTGTACAAATAGCGGTACCTGAAGTCATGGTGTTGACGGATGTTCAAGACCATTGTATATCGGTAATTCATTTTGATATAGTGCCTAATGCTATTGGTATTGGTCCTGGTTTGGGTCAAGATGCCATTACGCAACAGGGATTGTATGAATTTTTGAAAACGAATACCATTCCTCTAGTTCTTGATGCGGATGCGTTGAATATTTTGGCATTGCATCCGGATTGGTTGTCTTTGCTGGCTCCTAAAACAATTGTCACGCCACATCTAAAAGAATTGGAACGTTTGATTGGGAAATGGAATTCGGAAGCCGAACTGTTTGAAAAAACAATTGCTTTTTCTAAAAAATACCAATTGATTGTTGTGATGAAAGGGGCTCCCACGCATTGTATTGATGGCGATTTGGTTTATAAAAATACCACAGGCAATTCGGCTTTGGCTACGGCGGGTAGTGGCGATGTGTTGACGGGAATGATTACTAGTTTATTGGCACAGTCGTATGAACCCATCGACGCGGCACTTTTAGGGGTGTGTCTTCACGGATTGACGGCAGACATTGCCTTGCATGAAACAGGTTATCAATCGTTTATCGCTTCGGATATCATTTCGTATTTAGGGAAAGCGTATTTGAGTTTGGGTCTGTAA
- a CDS encoding M42 family metallopeptidase, giving the protein MSTTSILNEKSISFLESYLNNASPTGFEAEGQKIWMEYVKPYVDTFITDTYGTAVGIINPDAPYKVVIEGHADEIAWYVNYITDDGLIYVIRNGGSDHQIAPSKRVNIHTKNGIVKGVFGWPAIHTRNRGKEEPAKTDNIFIDCGCENKEQVEKLGVHVGCVITYPDEFMVLNENKFVCRAIDNRMGGFMIAEVARLLHENGKKLPFGLYITNSVQEEVGLRGAEMITQTIKPNVAIVTDVCHDSTTPMIDKKIEGETKIGKGPVVTYAPAVQNNLRELILNTATEKNIPFQRLASSRVTGTDTDAFAYSNGGVASALISLPLRYMHTTVEMVHREDVENVINLIYETLLKIENEETFSYFK; this is encoded by the coding sequence ATGAGCACTACATCTATATTAAACGAAAAATCGATTAGCTTTTTAGAAAGCTACCTTAATAATGCATCTCCGACTGGATTTGAGGCCGAAGGTCAGAAAATTTGGATGGAATATGTAAAACCGTATGTGGACACTTTTATCACTGATACCTACGGAACCGCTGTGGGAATCATCAATCCGGATGCTCCTTATAAAGTGGTGATTGAAGGTCATGCTGACGAAATTGCTTGGTATGTCAACTATATTACTGACGACGGATTAATTTACGTAATTAGAAATGGTGGTTCTGATCATCAAATTGCACCTTCTAAACGAGTAAACATTCATACTAAAAACGGAATCGTAAAAGGAGTCTTTGGTTGGCCAGCCATTCATACTCGCAACAGAGGAAAAGAAGAGCCAGCCAAAACCGACAATATTTTTATTGATTGCGGTTGCGAAAACAAAGAACAAGTTGAAAAACTAGGCGTTCACGTAGGTTGTGTAATTACCTATCCTGACGAATTCATGGTATTGAACGAAAACAAATTCGTTTGTCGTGCCATTGACAACCGTATGGGAGGTTTCATGATTGCTGAAGTGGCGCGATTGTTACACGAAAATGGTAAAAAATTACCTTTCGGATTGTATATCACCAATTCGGTTCAAGAAGAAGTGGGATTACGTGGTGCCGAAATGATTACTCAAACCATCAAACCTAACGTAGCCATTGTAACCGATGTGTGTCACGACTCTACTACTCCAATGATTGATAAAAAAATTGAAGGAGAAACGAAAATTGGCAAAGGACCTGTTGTTACTTACGCTCCTGCTGTACAGAATAATTTAAGAGAATTGATTTTAAATACTGCCACCGAGAAAAACATTCCTTTTCAGCGATTGGCTTCGTCAAGAGTGACTGGAACTGATACGGATGCTTTTGCATACAGCAATGGCGGTGTGGCTTCGGCTTTAATTTCACTTCCGTTACGTTACATGCACACCACCGTAGAAATGGTGCATCGCGAGGACGTGGAAAATGTCATTAATTTGATTTATGAAACCTTATTAAAAATAGAAAACGAAGAAACTTTTTCGTATTTCAAATAG
- a CDS encoding DUF4294 domain-containing protein encodes MKRTLFLICFLLLTSAIQAQVIQKESDIIIENDTILNDTIELPELIVRKEKLDIEARKQFALLQNRVLKVYPYAKITAERLTALNRGMANLKTEREKKKYFKIVENYLTNEFEAKLKKLSRKQGQILVKLIHRQTGTSTYDLIADLKSGWKAFWSNTTARVFDINLKTKYDPYNNNEDYLIESILVYAFETGRLQNQPPAIKVDFDNLSATWEAKVSSANK; translated from the coding sequence ATGAAACGCACACTATTTTTAATTTGCTTCCTACTACTTACTTCAGCTATTCAAGCCCAAGTGATTCAAAAAGAGTCGGACATTATTATAGAGAACGACACGATTTTAAATGATACTATTGAACTTCCGGAGTTAATTGTTCGAAAAGAAAAATTAGATATCGAAGCGAGAAAACAATTTGCCTTGCTTCAAAACCGAGTTTTAAAAGTATATCCTTATGCTAAAATTACTGCAGAGAGATTGACGGCTTTAAACAGAGGTATGGCAAATCTTAAAACAGAACGCGAAAAAAAGAAATACTTCAAGATTGTCGAAAATTATTTAACCAACGAGTTTGAGGCAAAACTTAAAAAGTTATCCCGTAAACAAGGTCAGATTCTAGTTAAATTAATTCACAGACAAACAGGTACATCAACTTATGATTTAATTGCTGATCTCAAGAGTGGTTGGAAAGCCTTTTGGTCCAATACCACAGCAAGAGTTTTTGACATTAATTTAAAAACCAAATACGATCCGTACAACAATAATGAAGACTACTTGATAGAATCCATTTTGGTCTACGCCTTCGAAACGGGTCGTTTACAAAATCAACCACCAGCAATTAAAGTAGATTTTGATAATCTAAGTGCGACTTGGGAAGCCAAAGTTAGTTCTGCCAATAAATAA
- a CDS encoding GNAT family N-acetyltransferase, whose product MIAKAVAEDIASLNTLINSAYRGEFSKKGWTTEAHLLEGGRTTEAELLDIILDASNTILKYSDNGKIIGCVLLKVKANELYLGMLTVSPDLQNSGIGKKLLHQAEVFAAAIRLPKIIMTVITVREELIAWYKRNGYVDTGAREPFPVSDVFNPITQEPLEFMVLEKVIA is encoded by the coding sequence ATGATTGCAAAAGCAGTAGCAGAAGACATTGCCTCTTTAAATACACTAATCAATTCGGCTTATCGTGGCGAGTTTTCCAAAAAAGGCTGGACTACCGAAGCCCATCTTTTGGAAGGTGGTCGAACCACTGAAGCTGAACTACTTGACATCATTCTAGACGCTTCCAACACCATTCTAAAATATTCGGACAACGGTAAAATAATAGGTTGTGTACTTTTAAAAGTCAAAGCAAACGAACTGTATTTAGGAATGCTAACTGTTTCTCCTGACTTGCAAAATAGTGGTATCGGAAAAAAATTATTGCATCAAGCCGAAGTTTTCGCCGCTGCAATACGCCTGCCAAAAATAATCATGACTGTAATTACAGTACGTGAAGAATTGATTGCCTGGTACAAACGAAATGGATATGTGGATACAGGAGCCAGAGAGCCTTTCCCTGTGAGCGACGTTTTCAATCCAATAACACAAGAACCTTTGGAGTTTATGGTCTTGGAAAAAGTAATTGCATAA